The genome window AGGAGCTCACTCTCTAGCGCGACAACCACAGTGCTAGCAAAAAGAATGAAGCTGGCCTTTGTTGCTGACCACTTGGGTTTCTCCTGGGTCTCTCCTGTTGGAAAAAGATGGCGGTGGGTGCGGAGGGCGAAGAAGAGCCCAGCCCCATAAAGTACCAGCAGTACCGCGGATACCCATAGGCTCAGTGGCATGAGCGCTGCCGCTTGCAGATTTTTTTCTGGCAGATGAGCGCTCTGTACCAATAGAGCAGGAGTGAGAAGGGCGATAACGGCAAGACTCATGGAGGTGATATGGGCCTGAGCCACTTCGGAGCTAAAGGTGAGTAGATTTTGTCGAAAGCCTCCTAAAAGCGCGGAAAATCCGAGCACCAACAACACGTTGCCAATGATCGAACCGATGAGCGAAGCGCGCACCACGGTCAGTTCATTATGTTGAAGCGCGACGAGGGTGATCACGATCTCGGTGGCGTTGCCGAAGGTTGCGTTCAGTAGCCCGCCAATGAGAGGTCCGCGGGATGCCGCAAGCGACTCGGTGGCCTCGCCTAAAAGCCCGGCCAAAGGGATGAGGGCGAGCCCAGAGGTAAGAAAAACCCATAGGGGCGGAACGTGCAATAGATACAGCACAAGGCTAACCGGCACAAAGATAAGCAGCCGGTACATAGGCAAACCTTTCTCATCAACTGGTTTCAAAAAAGCAGAGACGAGGGCTACGAAAAGCACAAAGCCCTCGCTCCGCTAGAGGTCACAGCGTCTCTACGTCGCTCACAGGAGGCTAACTATTGGTGCACATGTACATGGAACGTGCTTTTAGCCAAAATGCGACCGGTGTAGGGGTCCATTGCCATAACGGTTGCGGTGTAATCGCCCTCCACGTAGTAGGCATGACGTACGGCACGTCCTTCCGATTCCAACTGGATGCCATCGGAAGCATCCCAGTCCCACCAGATCTTGAGGGGGCGGATGCCGGCAGTAGGATAGACGGAGTAGGTGATCATCTGTCCAACACCCACAAGCTGCTCCGGCAGACTCAGCCCACTAACAGGCGATTGATCGATAACGACGGCGATACGCCCCACATTGAAATTAGCAGGCGCATCGCCGAAAAGGCGAATTTGGGCGATCTGAGCATCGTCTGCACTTAGGTCTGGCAGTGCGCTCACTGGGATGCTGAGCATGTACCAGTTATTATTTTGAGAGGCATAGGATAGTGGCAAAAGCGCCTCTGTTTTTTTGCCGTTGGTGGTGACCAGCTCTACTCGAAAGTTCTGTAGCACAGCTTTGCGGGTACTGGTGTTAAACCCACCACGAGCGCCTGGGTAGCCCGGATAGCCTGGGAAACCGGGGAATCCTGTTGGGCCGGTGGGTGGGAACCCCGGATAGCCCATCGGCCCTCCGTAGCCGGGGTAGCGCCCATTATAGCCCGGTATACCGTTGTTCTGGTTGTTGGGTAGGTAGACCGCGAAGGTAAGATAAGCATCGGGGTTAGATAGGTAGGGTGCGAGATTCACAGGGGTTTTTAGAGCGAGGCCGCCGCCTTGATAGTAGCCTTGCGTCGCAATGCTAAAAGAGGTTGTGCCGGTGTAGGCAAGATTCGTATCTGGCTTGATGCTGCCGCTGCCGATGGGAAAAAGCGTGTAGGCGCTGGCGCTCATAACCCCATTATAGATATCGAGGCCGCTTTGGGCACGACTCGGTACTGCTGTGGTAAGCAGCGCCATGGTGGCGCCTAGGCCTGCCACAACAGAGAGTATGCCATGACTTTTTAGAGCGACGATAGAACTCTTCATGCTTAAGAGTCTCCTCTTTGATGGATATATTCTGGTCTTTGTATGCGATGAATACGATGTGCCCTGCCGGTTTCTGTATCTAGCTCCACAAGAACGCCGGAAAGTTGTGCAGGCCCTTCGGCCACCTCCATGCGTACAGGCAGCAGCGTGCGGAATCGCTCGAGCACCACGTTGCAGTCCATGCCGATGATCGAGTCGATCGGCCCGGTCATTCCCACATCGGTGAGGTAGGCGCTGCCTTTGGGCAGAATGCGTTCATCGGCCGTTTGGACATGTGTGTGTGTGCCGATAACTGCGCCGACCTTGCCATCTAAGTGCCATCCGAGCGCCTGTTTTTCAGATGTGGCCTCCGCATGGAAATCCACTAAAATTATAGACGTTTGCGAACGGAGTAAGGTTAGTAGATCATCCGCCGTTCGAAACGGATCATCCACCGGATCCATAAAAGTGCGCCCCTGAAGGACAAGAACGCCGACGGGCGCTTTTTGTGTTGGATAGATACCCCATCCTCGTCCGGGCACGAGGGGTGGGTAGTTGGCCGGGCGCAGAAGGCGTGCTTCGGTATCGAGCATCGGGTAGATATCGCGTTTCCCCCAGGCGTGGTTGCCTAAGGTCAACACATCGGCTCCGGCCTCCAACATCTCTGTAGCGAGGGCCGGGGTGATGCCGATGCCACCTGCCGCGTTCTCGGCATTTACCACCACAAAATCCGCTTGCAACTCTTCCCGAAGCGGCTTTAGCAGATGCAGTAAAAGCTCGCGTCCCGGTCGTCCCACGACGTCGCCTATCATAAGTAGGCGGAGGTGCGGCATGTCCTCCCTTCTCCTTTAGCGTGCATAGTCTACCGCACGCGATTCACGGATAACCGTTATTTTGATCTGGCCAGGGTACTCCACCTGCTCTTCGATGCGGCGGGCCATTTCACGTGCCAGCTGCATGGCGGCCAGATCGTCCACTTTCTCCGGTTTGACGATCACCCGTATTTCGCGTCCGGCTTGCACGGCAAACGTTTTTTCCACGCCCTCAAAGCTATCTCCTATCTCCTCTAGCGCTTTCACGCGACGCACGTAAGTTTCTAAAGCCTCCCGACGCGCCCCCGGGCGGGAGGCGGATATCTGATCGGCACAGATCACCAAGTGCGCCTCCATAGAAGTCGGCTCGACGTCGTGATGGTGGGCCTCGGCGGCATGGGCTACCGCTTCCGACTCGTGATAGCGCCGAAGGATTTCACCCGATATGAGGGCATGTGGGCCCTCCATTTCAAAGTCTACCGCTTTCCCTATATCGTGCAGCAAACCAGCGCGTTTAGCCACCTGGATGTCGGCGCCCACTTCAGCTGCTAGCAGACTGCAGAGGTGAGATACCTCGATGGAGTGGCTCAACACGTTTTGGCCATATGAGGTTCGGTATTTCAGCTTGCCCAACAGGTGCACGATCTCGGCAGGAAGGCCGGTAACGCCCGTTTCAAGAACGGCGCGCTCTCCCGCTTCGCGAATGCGTTCTTCTACCTCCTGTTCCGCTCTGTGTACGATCTCCTCAATGCGGCCTGGATGGATGCGACCATCAATGATCAGGTTGGTGAGGGCGATGCGAGCGATCTCGCGGCGCACTGGATCGAAGCAGGAGAGCACCACAGCCTCCGGCGTATCGTCAATAATGAGGTCTACGCCAGTTAAGGTCTCGAAGGCACGGATATTTCGACCTTCTCTCCCAATGATGCGCCCTTTCATTTCGTCGTTAGGAAGGGGCACAACGGAAACGGTGGTTTCCGATGTCTGCTCCACCGCACAACGTTGGATGGCATCTACCAAAACCTGCCGTGCGCGTTGTAGGCCCTCTTTGCGCGCTTCCTCCTCGATCTCGCGAATGCGTCGAGCGGCCTCGTGGCGACATTCCTCCTCTACAAGGTGTAAAAATGTCGCTCGTGCCTCTTCTCGTGTAAGCCCTGAAAGCCGTTCTAATTCCATGACCTGTTGCTGACGCAAGGTTTCCACCTCCCTCTGCGCAGCAGCTAGGGCTTCCTCTCGTTGTTCGAGCGATCGGGCCTGCGCGTCTATACTTTCCGCACGACGATCGAGACTCTCTTCGCGTTGCGCTAGTCTCCGCTCCAGCCTCTGAAGTTCGGCTCGCTTCTCCCGGTTTTCGTTTTCAATCTCAGCTCGCAGCCGAATCGACTCCTCGCGGGCGTCGAGAAGCGCTTTACGGCGCGTCTCCTCCGCCTCTCTTAACGCTTGTTCTCTCAGGCGTTGAGCCTCTTCCGACTGTGTGTGAAGCAGTGCTTGTAGCTGAGCACGCTCCTCTATTAAGCGACGACCAATGAAGAAGTGTTCTAAGAAATATCCAAGGAAGGCTCCACAGAGCGCTCCCAGAACAACCGCTATCTGTAAAACCGATACTCCGACGTGTGGCAACTCTTCTACCTCCAGAAAGCTCTGCGAGATTCGCGGCTTTCCTCAGAGGCGAAGCAAAGACACGGCGTAAAGTGATTTATTATTTAGACGTAAGCTCTTCTAATACCTTCTTTATGATCGTGTTGTCAAATCCACGCCGTGCCAAAAAGGCAGCACAGCGCCTTTTTTCTGCCAAAAGCGCTTCACCTTCTAGGTGAGCTAAACTGCCCGGAGGCCATCGGCGTGCAACGGCTGCGCGCGCTCTCTGTAGCTCCGCTTCGGGATCGAGCGGAGGCAATGTCGTTTCGAGCAGATCTTGCGTCAATCCACGCGCTTTCAGCTCTTCCACAAGGCGCCGTCTCCCATAACGCTTTCGATCAGCCCTATCCGCTACCCAGTCTTGGGCAAACCTCGCGTCATCAAGCCACCCACGCGCTTTTAGCTCCTCGATAACCTGTGCAATGATATCGTCCGGACAGCCGTGTTTCGCTAAGCGTCGCTCGATTTGGGCTTGGCTACAGGCCGAACGCGCTAAAGCACGCAAAGCTATTGCTCGTGCCGTCTTTAACCTCTCTTCATCCAAAGAGTCTACTACCTCCTTACTCTAAGCGGATCACCTGTCCATCATAGGCCGGGTTTACATGAGCCGGCGTCTCCGCACAGAGGGTGGTGTGGTCAAAATGATGGGAAAGATGTGTCAGCAGTGCCTGCTTCGGTTGCAGTTGTTCAATAACCTCTAGTGTCTGCCAAAGACCGAAGTGGGTTGGGTGCGGATCGTAACGTACGGCATCTATGATGAGCAGATCGAGATGGTAAAGTTTTTCCATGGCTTCGGGGGGAATATGGCTCACATCGGTGACGTAGGCCATGCAGCTCTGTGTTTGGGGGTTGCGGAAGCGATAGGCCAGCACAGGAAGGTGACCATGCAGCACATAGAAGGCCTCAACGATTAGGCCGCACAACTCCATGGGCGATTGCACTTCAAAAAGCTGTAAGCGGGGCTTGCCTCCACCGGCTTGAGTCTCTATGAAAACATACCGAAAGACACGGCGGATGTCTTCCAAGGTGGAAGCATCGCCGTAGATGGGTATCTCTTTGCCCATGAGGTCGTTGTAGCGACGAAGATCGTCAAGCCCCATCAGGTGGTCGGCGTGTGTATGGGTGAAGAGAACAGCATCTACCGTGCGTAGGTTGCAGGCAATCGCCTGCAAACGGAGTTCGGGCGGAGTATCAACCAAAATCGTGCCATTGGGGCCTTTAACGGCAATGGAGGGTCTTGTGCGTTTGTTACGTGGGTCGTTCGAACGACATACGGCACAATCACAGCCGATCATGGGCACACCATGCGATGTACCGCTGCCTAGTATGATGATCTCTAGCAAGGCGTTAAACTTTCCCCTAAATTTTGTAGAGCATTATGTAATCGATCTATCGAGGAGGGTCTCGGCCTTGACGAATGGCCTACTCTTTAGCCTGAAACCTCTGCAGCGTTTGTAAGGGGCAAGGTGATTGATTTTCCGGTCTGTAGCGAACGGTAGACAGCCTCGACGACCTCCACCACATCGGCTCCGTGTGTTCCTGGTGAATAGAGGGAGCCATAACCGAGTATCGCGCTAACGAAATTGGCCACCGGTCCCTCAACTGGCAGCATATCTGCCTCTTTGAAACGGCGCACTTGCTGCTCGTGCAGGGTAATGCTGGTTTCAAACTCCCAGTGGTTCACGGTAACGGTTCCCCCGGTGCAGGCAAAGATATGGCGCAGGCGGCGATTAACGAATTTACTATCTCCAATAGTGGTGATGTTGGCGAACGCGGCGTTATCGAGCTCCAGGCTCACCGAGATGCGCATGTCAGAGGGGTAGTTGTCGGCGACAGCCGTTACCCGTTTTACTCGCCTGCCTGTCGTCCAGAGCAGTTCTGAAACAAGATGCGAGCCGCCATCTATAAAGTAGCCCCCACCGGTAAGGTTCGGATCGGCACGAAAGAGGGAGGGAGGTACAACGCCGGGCAGATTTTCTGGCAGGGGCGCTTTACCGAAAAGTGGCTCTGCCGAACTACACCAAAATAGCGAGGCTGCCTCTAGCTCGCCCATGCGCTCGTCGTGAAGCGCTCGGCGAATCTGATGGCAATGAGCCCAATGCGGGGGGTTTAACGCCACCGCCAACTTGAGGCCTTTCGCTTCGGCCAAAGCGTTCAACTCCTGCGCTTCCACGGCACGCACAGCCATCGGTTTTTCAACGAGAACATGAAGCCCGCGTTCCAGTGCCGCTTTTGCCTGCTCGTAGTGGAGAGCATGAGGAGTTGCGATCACTACGGCATCTAGAGGAACCTCCTCAAGCATCTGTCTCCAATCGGCGTAGGCGCGTTCGGGGGGAAGATGGAAAAAGGCGGCCAGTCGCGCCCTCGCCTCCGGGTCACGGCGACAGAACGCTTCCAAGCGCGCTTCGGGGCACTTCAGGATGTCCGGAATATGGCGGCGTGAGGCGAAGTTCCCCGCCCCGATAACGCCCATTCGAACCACCTTTTTGGCGGCCACTCCCTCTGAGGCTACTGTCATTTTGCACCCTCCAGCAGGCTCCTTTTGCTATCATATTATCACGAAACAGGGGAATTCGCAAGAAGGAAGCGCAAAAGTGTGTATACTGAAATTATATGAGGTGGTGAAGAGCTTTGGGAACGTCGAGAACAGGTAGGCCAAAAAACCAGGTGGGCAAAGCGTCACGAAAGAAAACTGCCGGTTGGGATCCTGCCCTGCAGCGTCGTCTGCAGGATATTGTTGGGATTGGGCTGATCTTTCTAGGGCTAGCGGGTTTCGTTAGCCTGTTACAGCCGGAGCACGCCCCCATTCCAGAGCTGCTCGATGCCGGCTTGCGGCTTTTAGCCGGCTCGGGCGCCTACGCTATTGTCGGCGTGATAGTCCTGCTCGGTGTCATGGTGCTGAGAGGGTTTCAACGGCTACAACTTACCCTATCCTCACTAGGCCTTTTTCTGCTGTTTCTTACATTTGTTACCTGGCGCCATCTCTTGCTGGTGCCAGATGCCGCCCTCGACCCCGTGCGCATGAAGGAGGCCGGTGGGTGGCTTGGTGGCCTGGTGGGTTGGATGCTCTATACGCTACTACGCCGGCCTCTAAGCTATCTCGCCCTCGGCATGATGTTGCTCGTCTCCTGCGTGCTTATCGTGGACAGGCCGCTTGCAGAGCTGATCGCTCACCTGCATGAGCGCAGCTTGAAAGCGGTGGCACAGGCTCTATGGCAAAAAATAGCTCATATGCGTGCCGCTCCCCGCGTGCTTTCTACGCCGTCCTCTCGATCGCGAAGTGCCACCCCCACAGCCATTCCACCCTTACAAAAAACGCTGCCGGTTGAACGGAAGCCGCAAACGGAAGAGCAGAGGGCGGTGGTTCGTGTGACAGCACCTTCCAACGCCCCAAAGCCTGAACAGGAGAAGCTGGCACGCCACTTTCCAAACCCGTTCCAGCTTTTACGTCGCAGCGAGCCGGACAATAAAGAAGAGGCCGCTGCTGCATCTCCTGCCGAAACGGCACCTGCTTCTCCCACCGCCCTGCCGGCGCCCTGCTCCACATCGGCTTTTGCGCTGCCACCGCTTACCCTCTTAAAGGAGCCTGCAGCACCGTCTGCCCGTAGAGGCTCTGAGGAGAAGGGAGCCGGTCTGGAGCAGGCCGATAGGATACGCACCATTGAGGCCACGTTAGAGCAGTTCAACATA of Chthonomonas calidirosea T49 contains these proteins:
- the cax gene encoding calcium/proton exchanger; this encodes MYRLLIFVPVSLVLYLLHVPPLWVFLTSGLALIPLAGLLGEATESLAASRGPLIGGLLNATFGNATEIVITLVALQHNELTVVRASLIGSIIGNVLLVLGFSALLGGFRQNLLTFSSEVAQAHITSMSLAVIALLTPALLVQSAHLPEKNLQAAALMPLSLWVSAVLLVLYGAGLFFALRTHRHLFPTGETQEKPKWSATKASFILFASTVVVALESELLIGLLEPALHILHFNRMFAGLILLPILGNAAEHSTAITMALRNQMAVSLDIVASSSIQIAMFVTPVAVFSSLIWNHPLTILFTASELVALTMAILIAIRIVSDGQTHWLEGAQLLGVYAILAITFYFVGG
- a CDS encoding PKD domain-containing protein, which encodes MKSSIVALKSHGILSVVAGLGATMALLTTAVPSRAQSGLDIYNGVMSASAYTLFPIGSGSIKPDTNLAYTGTTSFSIATQGYYQGGGLALKTPVNLAPYLSNPDAYLTFAVYLPNNQNNGIPGYNGRYPGYGGPMGYPGFPPTGPTGFPGFPGYPGYPGARGGFNTSTRKAVLQNFRVELVTTNGKKTEALLPLSYASQNNNWYMLSIPVSALPDLSADDAQIAQIRLFGDAPANFNVGRIAVVIDQSPVSGLSLPEQLVGVGQMITYSVYPTAGIRPLKIWWDWDASDGIQLESEGRAVRHAYYVEGDYTATVMAMDPYTGRILAKSTFHVHVHQ
- a CDS encoding TIGR00282 family metallophosphoesterase, with the protein product MPHLRLLMIGDVVGRPGRELLLHLLKPLREELQADFVVVNAENAAGGIGITPALATEMLEAGADVLTLGNHAWGKRDIYPMLDTEARLLRPANYPPLVPGRGWGIYPTQKAPVGVLVLQGRTFMDPVDDPFRTADDLLTLLRSQTSIILVDFHAEATSEKQALGWHLDGKVGAVIGTHTHVQTADERILPKGSAYLTDVGMTGPIDSIIGMDCNVVLERFRTLLPVRMEVAEGPAQLSGVLVELDTETGRAHRIHRIQRPEYIHQRGDS
- the rny gene encoding ribonuclease Y; the encoded protein is MPHVGVSVLQIAVVLGALCGAFLGYFLEHFFIGRRLIEERAQLQALLHTQSEEAQRLREQALREAEETRRKALLDAREESIRLRAEIENENREKRAELQRLERRLAQREESLDRRAESIDAQARSLEQREEALAAAQREVETLRQQQVMELERLSGLTREEARATFLHLVEEECRHEAARRIREIEEEARKEGLQRARQVLVDAIQRCAVEQTSETTVSVVPLPNDEMKGRIIGREGRNIRAFETLTGVDLIIDDTPEAVVLSCFDPVRREIARIALTNLIIDGRIHPGRIEEIVHRAEQEVEERIREAGERAVLETGVTGLPAEIVHLLGKLKYRTSYGQNVLSHSIEVSHLCSLLAAEVGADIQVAKRAGLLHDIGKAVDFEMEGPHALISGEILRRYHESEAVAHAAEAHHHDVEPTSMEAHLVICADQISASRPGARREALETYVRRVKALEEIGDSFEGVEKTFAVQAGREIRVIVKPEKVDDLAAMQLAREMARRIEEQVEYPGQIKITVIRESRAVDYAR
- a CDS encoding regulatory protein RecX, which encodes MDEERLKTARAIALRALARSACSQAQIERRLAKHGCPDDIIAQVIEELKARGWLDDARFAQDWVADRADRKRYGRRRLVEELKARGLTQDLLETTLPPLDPEAELQRARAAVARRWPPGSLAHLEGEALLAEKRRCAAFLARRGFDNTIIKKVLEELTSK
- a CDS encoding MBL fold metallo-hydrolase; translation: MLEIIILGSGTSHGVPMIGCDCAVCRSNDPRNKRTRPSIAVKGPNGTILVDTPPELRLQAIACNLRTVDAVLFTHTHADHLMGLDDLRRYNDLMGKEIPIYGDASTLEDIRRVFRYVFIETQAGGGKPRLQLFEVQSPMELCGLIVEAFYVLHGHLPVLAYRFRNPQTQSCMAYVTDVSHIPPEAMEKLYHLDLLIIDAVRYDPHPTHFGLWQTLEVIEQLQPKQALLTHLSHHFDHTTLCAETPAHVNPAYDGQVIRLE
- a CDS encoding Gfo/Idh/MocA family protein, which encodes MTVASEGVAAKKVVRMGVIGAGNFASRRHIPDILKCPEARLEAFCRRDPEARARLAAFFHLPPERAYADWRQMLEEVPLDAVVIATPHALHYEQAKAALERGLHVLVEKPMAVRAVEAQELNALAEAKGLKLAVALNPPHWAHCHQIRRALHDERMGELEAASLFWCSSAEPLFGKAPLPENLPGVVPPSLFRADPNLTGGGYFIDGGSHLVSELLWTTGRRVKRVTAVADNYPSDMRISVSLELDNAAFANITTIGDSKFVNRRLRHIFACTGGTVTVNHWEFETSITLHEQQVRRFKEADMLPVEGPVANFVSAILGYGSLYSPGTHGADVVEVVEAVYRSLQTGKSITLPLTNAAEVSG